One genomic region from Cardinium endosymbiont of Dermatophagoides farinae encodes:
- a CDS encoding virulence-associated E family protein, with amino-acid sequence MLVIHLKKWMIRAIRTVFEPEGINKHALILCSPKENIGKSYFCEFLCPPSLIRYYNSNPVISNEKDAKKSLIRNFIINLDELHQLRSNAHVIKTWLSQRYVNVRLPYQEDEITASRIASFLGSTNDVEFLRSDLGHSRWISFEVEFIEYIDDEAIYILEKAWAQAYYLYKLDNSSGELSEEEFLELKTRSYQFTTSSTEA; translated from the coding sequence ATGTTGGTAATACATCTTAAGAAGTGGATGATTAGGGCTATTCGTACTGTTTTTGAACCAGAAGGGATAAATAAACATGCTTTAATTTTGTGCTCTCCTAAAGAAAATATAGGTAAGAGTTATTTTTGTGAATTTTTATGTCCTCCCTCTCTTATAAGGTACTACAATAGCAATCCAGTTATTAGTAATGAGAAGGATGCAAAAAAGTCATTGATCAGGAACTTCATAATAAATTTAGATGAATTGCATCAGCTTCGTTCTAATGCACATGTAATCAAGACGTGGTTGTCCCAGCGTTATGTTAATGTCCGTTTACCTTATCAAGAAGATGAAATAACAGCCTCTCGTATAGCTTCTTTTTTAGGTAGTACTAATGATGTTGAATTTTTACGATCAGATTTAGGTCATAGTAGATGGATTAGTTTCGAGGTAGAGTTTATTGAATATATAGATGATGAAGCAATATATATATTGGAAAAAGCCTGGGCTCAGGCTTATTATCTGTATAAATTAGATAATAGTAGTGGAGAATTAAGTGAAGAGGAATTTTTAGAGTTAAAAACTCGATCTTATCAATTTACAACTAGTTCTACAGAAGCTTAG
- a CDS encoding anaerobic C4-dicarboxylate transporter family protein — MFLIGLSILLLASFLGSRLQGMSLSMLGGLGVWLFMFVLNAPPADPPFQIMLCIAAVVAAVGTIEAAGGLSYLVQLAELCIRKHPRSIIYISPMVTYAITFLGGTNHIAYSILPVIAEVSKEVGIRPERPLSLSVIAALHGALASPISAIMVILSGLLRVSGIEMVTIFKVIIPSTVGGLLLATFVTSLLSKTMPATSTVTEKTTTAAAPTLLPFGARVAKHSIVCFLLGSLAIVLIDALQCLRPSWEINGIKVLLPSDYIMPLVMLSTAASIMLLCRISPKSITRGKAFTAGIQGMFSILGIAWLSSTFVQSNQPVLLEFISTYLSKPWQFSIILICMAAIMGSSAATIKSVFPLGIALGIPPKVLLASAAAVNGVFIIPIYPTMLAAIHLDTTGTTRIGKFLFNHSFMLPGLVSIAGAVGIGFFLICIGGL, encoded by the coding sequence ATGTTTCTTATAGGGTTAAGTATACTCTTGCTGGCTTCTTTTTTGGGGTCTCGGCTACAAGGCATGAGCCTCAGCATGTTAGGTGGCCTTGGTGTATGGTTGTTTATGTTCGTTTTAAATGCGCCACCAGCAGATCCTCCTTTTCAAATCATGCTTTGTATTGCTGCAGTAGTGGCTGCAGTGGGCACTATAGAAGCGGCAGGTGGTTTAAGCTATTTGGTACAACTGGCTGAGCTATGTATCCGAAAACATCCGCGTAGCATCATATACATTAGCCCTATGGTTACCTATGCGATTACCTTTTTGGGTGGCACCAATCACATCGCGTACTCTATTTTACCTGTTATCGCAGAGGTTTCTAAAGAAGTAGGCATTCGTCCGGAGCGGCCTTTGTCCCTTTCTGTGATTGCAGCTTTACACGGTGCACTTGCCAGTCCTATTTCTGCTATAATGGTTATTTTAAGTGGATTGTTAAGGGTTTCTGGAATAGAAATGGTCACCATTTTTAAGGTGATTATTCCATCAACGGTTGGCGGACTACTGCTGGCAACATTTGTAACCAGCTTATTGAGTAAAACCATGCCGGCCACTTCAACAGTTACAGAAAAGACAACAACAGCTGCTGCACCTACGCTGCTGCCTTTTGGTGCTAGGGTAGCAAAACACTCGATTGTTTGTTTTTTACTCGGCAGTTTGGCGATTGTTTTAATAGATGCGTTGCAATGTTTACGCCCTTCTTGGGAAATAAATGGCATAAAAGTCCTTTTGCCATCTGATTATATTATGCCACTTGTGATGTTATCCACTGCTGCATCTATTATGCTGCTCTGCCGGATTTCACCGAAGTCTATTACCCGGGGTAAAGCATTTACTGCTGGCATACAAGGGATGTTTTCTATTCTAGGTATTGCTTGGTTAAGCAGTACCTTTGTGCAAAGCAATCAACCCGTTTTATTGGAGTTTATATCCACTTATCTTTCTAAACCTTGGCAGTTTTCTATTATCCTAATCTGTATGGCTGCTATTATGGGCAGCTCTGCTGCCACGATTAAATCTGTATTTCCACTGGGTATTGCCCTAGGGATTCCGCCTAAAGTATTATTGGCTTCTGCAGCAGCGGTTAATGGTGTTTTTATTATTCCCATTTATCCTACCATGCTGGCTGCTATTCACTTAGATACTACAGGCACTACCCGAATTGGTAAGTTTCTTTTTAACCATAGTTTTATGTTGCCAGGTTTGGTTTCCATTGCTGGTGCAGTGGGTATTGGATTTTTCCTGATTTGTATTGGTGGTCTATAA
- a CDS encoding glycosyltransferase family 2 protein, producing MQAYYKQLPNQDPISVAIVVLNYNGLPLLKAYLPTLLRYSNGYPIVVVDNASTDGSVDYIQAHFPTVACIVHDANYGVAKGYNLALRQLKATYYLLLNNDLLVTKHWLKRLLALMEGDPAIACCQPKILALKKPDHFDYAGAAGGFIDGYGYPFCRGRIFNRIEKDNGQYDDTRAVFWASGACLLVRASAFHMLGGFDELFFAHFEEIDWCQRAQLAGWKVYYCGSSTVYHLGGATLPYNSPKKTYLNFRNRLLLLYKHHPNHLMQKIRNVCLDLLAIFWMLMLGKFAHSWAILKAQIDFFKLKKKCMVKPSTRPLPNRYKGSILMDFFIKKKKYFSKLAPDRFT from the coding sequence ATGCAGGCTTACTATAAGCAGCTACCTAATCAGGATCCGATCAGTGTGGCCATTGTAGTGTTAAACTATAATGGCCTACCATTATTAAAAGCATATCTACCTACCTTATTGCGGTATAGTAATGGCTATCCAATAGTAGTAGTGGACAACGCCTCTACCGATGGATCTGTAGATTATATACAGGCTCATTTTCCAACCGTAGCCTGTATCGTGCATGATGCAAATTATGGCGTTGCAAAAGGATATAATCTGGCCTTACGGCAGCTTAAAGCTACCTATTACCTATTGTTGAATAATGATCTACTGGTTACCAAACATTGGTTAAAAAGGCTATTGGCCCTTATGGAGGGTGATCCTGCTATCGCATGCTGCCAACCTAAAATACTTGCGCTAAAAAAACCAGATCACTTTGATTATGCTGGAGCAGCTGGTGGGTTTATAGATGGCTATGGCTATCCCTTTTGTCGCGGAAGAATTTTTAATCGCATTGAAAAAGACAACGGACAATACGACGATACAAGAGCTGTTTTTTGGGCCAGTGGGGCTTGCCTATTGGTACGTGCCAGCGCCTTTCATATGCTAGGTGGCTTTGACGAGCTTTTCTTTGCCCACTTTGAAGAAATTGATTGGTGCCAGCGCGCGCAACTTGCCGGTTGGAAGGTCTATTACTGCGGCAGCAGTACCGTTTACCATCTAGGAGGCGCTACGCTGCCCTATAATAGCCCTAAGAAAACCTATTTAAATTTTAGAAATAGATTGCTCCTGCTATATAAGCATCACCCCAATCATTTGATGCAAAAGATACGAAATGTGTGTCTAGACCTATTGGCTATTTTTTGGATGTTAATGCTGGGCAAGTTTGCACATAGCTGGGCCATTTTAAAAGCACAGATAGATTTTTTTAAGCTTAAAAAAAAATGTATGGTAAAACCTTCTACACGACCATTGCCGAATAGGTATAAAGGCAGCATATTGATGGATTTTTTTATCAAAAAAAAGAAATACTTTTCAAAACTTGCCCCCGATCGGTTTACATAA
- a CDS encoding anaerobic C4-dicarboxylate transporter family protein: MISTTGWPMLLLVLIIGLRLGGVALGLLSGLGLGLLTFWMQPVPPPNDLMLLQATWLLLMATLEAAGFFYLLETKLTACIKQATNHYGCLVVLLCYAFVFLTGDTKWLHRPLQEVPYTGKSWLLVALRIAAHMALLASPLSISGILLIVVAGNSGLSIVDLVGMIVAITVGITVTSSLLVGYIPDQWLIRLAAWRKETVQDGTQVIPASAGKVQITFLLLLLAEVLFLLIKPEANRLTGLSYAGKIFPVRFPIFFALTMLSIAAVAMLGFKIKPIKILQTHRFELGIQQFFIFLGLTWLLDSLISHDKGELIQMLSGGKVSHGLYLALSMLLIDMPILIWLFTGLLMAQHYAIVTLALWLVVVHSLAPLRYWITSMVQAHKKK; the protein is encoded by the coding sequence ATGATATCTACAACTGGATGGCCTATGCTCCTATTGGTGCTGATAATAGGTTTGCGTTTGGGTGGGGTTGCGCTTGGGTTATTGAGTGGACTGGGCTTGGGACTGTTAACCTTTTGGATGCAACCTGTCCCTCCGCCTAATGACTTAATGCTCCTACAGGCAACCTGGCTCCTTCTGATGGCTACATTAGAAGCGGCTGGCTTTTTTTATCTACTGGAAACCAAACTCACTGCTTGTATCAAGCAGGCTACCAACCATTATGGCTGTTTGGTTGTACTGCTTTGCTATGCTTTTGTCTTCTTAACAGGGGATACCAAATGGCTCCATCGACCTCTACAAGAGGTTCCATATACAGGTAAGTCCTGGTTGCTTGTTGCGCTGCGCATTGCGGCACATATGGCCTTATTGGCTAGTCCTTTATCTATTTCAGGTATACTGCTTATTGTAGTGGCAGGAAATAGTGGGCTATCTATAGTCGATCTGGTAGGGATGATTGTGGCCATCACAGTTGGCATAACAGTGACCAGTAGCCTACTAGTTGGATATATTCCGGATCAATGGCTTATAAGGCTAGCTGCATGGCGTAAGGAAACTGTTCAGGATGGTACGCAGGTTATCCCTGCATCAGCAGGTAAGGTTCAAATTACTTTTTTGCTTTTGCTCCTGGCTGAAGTGCTGTTTTTACTTATTAAACCTGAAGCCAATAGGTTAACTGGGTTAAGTTATGCCGGAAAAATTTTTCCAGTTCGATTTCCTATATTTTTTGCTTTGACCATGCTTTCCATTGCAGCGGTAGCCATGTTGGGGTTTAAGATAAAGCCTATTAAAATTTTGCAAACCCATCGATTTGAGCTAGGCATTCAACAATTCTTTATCTTTTTAGGGTTAACTTGGCTATTAGATAGCTTAATCAGCCATGACAAAGGGGAGCTCATCCAAATGTTGTCTGGTGGTAAAGTGAGCCATGGTTTGTATTTAGCCTTATCTATGCTTTTAATAGATATGCCCATTCTGATTTGGCTTTTTACTGGACTACTGATGGCGCAGCATTACGCTATTGTAACGCTTGCCCTATGGCTGGTGGTGGTACATAGCTTAGCGCCGCTAAGGTATTGGATAACCAGTATGGTGCAAGCGCATAAAAAAAAGTAG
- a CDS encoding ankyrin repeat domain-containing protein: MYIYIDKDHCTLLYRAVQSGHYATVKYLMELDTDCTCFDKNGVSPLFIATGFGDLDMVELLLDKKFPVNGSKSLKLNINKQGRDGLTPLNLSVSCRDSVVVSTILRCRDRRNDRRKEYSSDAVHNNDAESCNVIGKCDPQIVQALLEAGADPLIPDNAGDTPLHKAVAKSRDVVVGLLLDAGADPLAKNLKGYHALDVAVDQILVRPSLEYDHETIMSIFFKLVKKAIQVTHAADLQKSQDDLLALSRDVSAVYKHGDHKCERSKFESLLVPLFENYGISTRITSQYKRKKSHAMLIRALCSSISGISEKLRSSVMVLQVVDPMQPSFIHYSNVNATRWF, encoded by the coding sequence TTGTACATCTATATAGATAAGGATCATTGTACCCTTCTATATCGTGCGGTTCAAAGCGGTCATTATGCTACAGTTAAATATCTAATGGAATTAGATACTGATTGCACATGTTTCGATAAGAATGGCGTATCTCCGCTCTTTATAGCGACTGGGTTTGGTGATCTAGATATGGTGGAACTACTATTAGACAAAAAATTTCCTGTGAACGGGAGTAAGTCGTTAAAATTGAATATAAATAAGCAAGGTAGGGATGGGCTAACACCGCTGAATTTATCAGTTTCGTGCAGGGATAGTGTAGTAGTCTCAACCATATTACGATGTAGAGATAGGCGTAATGATAGGCGTAAAGAATACAGTAGTGATGCTGTACACAATAATGATGCTGAGTCTTGCAATGTGATAGGGAAGTGTGATCCTCAGATCGTGCAAGCATTACTGGAAGCTGGTGCTGACCCTTTAATACCAGATAACGCTGGTGACACTCCCCTTCATAAAGCAGTTGCCAAAAGCAGGGATGTTGTGGTAGGTCTGCTTCTAGATGCTGGGGCCGATCCGTTAGCAAAAAATTTAAAAGGATATCATGCTTTAGATGTAGCAGTGGACCAGATCCTTGTTAGACCTTCTTTAGAATATGATCATGAAACCATCATGAGTATTTTTTTTAAATTGGTAAAAAAAGCAATACAGGTGACTCACGCTGCAGATTTACAAAAATCTCAAGATGACTTGCTGGCTTTAAGTAGGGATGTGTCGGCAGTTTACAAACATGGTGACCACAAATGTGAGCGTTCTAAATTTGAATCGTTGTTGGTTCCTTTATTCGAAAATTATGGCATATCGACTAGAATTACCTCTCAATATAAGCGCAAAAAAAGCCATGCGATGTTGATTCGGGCCCTATGCAGCTCAATAAGCGGTATAAGCGAAAAATTACGCAGCAGCGTGATGGTTCTTCAAGTGGTCGATCCCATGCAACCTAGTTTTATACATTATAGTAATGTTAACGCAACACGTTGGTTTTAA
- a CDS encoding IS110 family transposase: MKYIGIDIAKSSFVAACPQGEGYTTAIYTNDPDGIALFLAQLDKLFHHCVLEATGNYGALLVKMLLESEVSVSVVNPKQIKHFSRVMQYTTKTDKVDAKLIALYGSKMEPKPCTMPLESIQALNVNSGLSSPIRC, translated from the coding sequence ATGAAATATATAGGCATCGATATAGCAAAAAGTAGTTTTGTAGCGGCTTGTCCTCAAGGTGAAGGCTATACTACGGCTATCTATACAAATGATCCAGATGGCATTGCCCTATTTTTGGCTCAACTTGATAAATTATTTCATCACTGTGTTTTAGAAGCCACTGGCAACTATGGTGCTTTATTAGTAAAGATGCTGCTAGAATCTGAGGTATCTGTATCAGTTGTTAACCCTAAGCAAATCAAGCATTTTTCTCGTGTAATGCAGTATACGACAAAAACAGATAAGGTAGATGCCAAACTTATTGCGCTGTATGGCTCAAAGATGGAACCTAAGCCCTGCACAATGCCTTTAGAAAGTATACAGGCTTTAAACGTGAATTCGGGATTATCCAGTCCAATAAGATGTTAA
- a CDS encoding recombinase family protein yields the protein MFIRAYLRASIEDQFADRAKEMLEQFVQERGHKIASYYRENISGTKLERPELGRLLMDSHRNDILLVEQIDRLTRLSNSDWLTLKKQIEHHELRIVSLDIPTSWQVLSDKEPSQNDPITRAVISAINNMLMDLMAAMSYKDWLSRQQRQKQGIERARQEGKYRGKQADHERHQKVIYYRSVKKLSIQDTAQATGYSASQVCRIQKLYFVNNEKSDAKHF from the coding sequence ATGTTCATCAGAGCTTATTTGAGAGCTTCAATAGAAGATCAGTTTGCAGATCGAGCAAAAGAAATGCTCGAGCAGTTTGTTCAGGAGAGAGGACACAAAATCGCTAGCTACTACCGAGAAAATATCAGCGGAACAAAACTGGAAAGACCAGAACTGGGACGATTACTAATGGATAGTCACCGAAATGATATTCTACTAGTAGAACAAATAGATCGGCTGACCAGACTTAGTAACAGTGACTGGCTAACACTCAAAAAGCAGATTGAACATCATGAATTGAGAATTGTAAGTCTGGACATCCCAACTTCATGGCAGGTTTTGTCTGACAAAGAACCATCACAAAATGATCCAATAACTCGTGCTGTGATTTCTGCCATCAATAATATGCTCATGGATCTAATGGCCGCAATGTCGTATAAGGATTGGTTGAGCCGTCAGCAACGGCAAAAACAGGGAATCGAAAGAGCACGTCAAGAGGGTAAATATCGTGGAAAACAGGCTGATCATGAGCGTCACCAGAAGGTAATATATTATCGAAGTGTTAAAAAACTAAGCATTCAAGATACCGCACAAGCTACCGGGTACAGCGCTTCGCAGGTATGTCGTATTCAGAAATTGTACTTTGTAAACAATGAAAAAAGCGATGCTAAGCACTTTTAA
- a CDS encoding YbaB/EbfC family nucleoid-associated protein — MDIKALFGQMDQAREKIEAVKKELDQLIVTKETGAGLVKVTVSGDKKLRALSIDESLLNKADKKMVEELIVGAANLALEEIDYKTQEVMQQHAGLL; from the coding sequence ATGGATATAAAAGCGCTATTTGGACAAATGGACCAGGCCCGAGAAAAGATCGAAGCGGTCAAAAAAGAATTAGACCAACTCATCGTAACCAAAGAAACAGGCGCTGGGCTCGTCAAGGTAACAGTAAGTGGAGATAAAAAATTGCGGGCTTTATCAATAGATGAAAGCCTGCTCAATAAAGCGGACAAAAAAATGGTTGAGGAGCTTATAGTGGGTGCTGCTAACTTAGCATTGGAAGAGATTGACTATAAGACTCAAGAAGTCATGCAACAGCATGCAGGCTTACTATAA
- a CDS encoding toprim domain-containing protein codes for MVQLPEGNLDYVLFTAGEKDCMSAYAHGFSNVISLQSEHQMPSDDLLRILRSKASVLLCCYDNDEAVKNASKKLRDSFGIVSVQLPGDVKDIAEYFKKYTTDDFQLLLDYGIQQEQSITVNSIDNHRVRKLSNTKRSKVKAYLSTKFNFRLNVVTQEREISTKRNPDLWEKVNVNELRDNLDRHGFECNLELVNCILKSFFVERFNPIESYFLAFEGNEFDDSKDYIRQLANYVHLKDPTPSNTRCW; via the coding sequence TTGGTTCAATTACCTGAAGGAAACTTAGATTATGTATTGTTTACGGCAGGTGAAAAAGATTGCATGAGTGCTTATGCACATGGGTTTAGCAATGTTATTTCTTTACAGTCGGAGCACCAGATGCCTAGTGATGATCTGTTGAGGATTTTACGTAGTAAGGCTTCCGTACTATTATGTTGTTATGATAATGATGAGGCAGTAAAGAATGCTTCTAAGAAGTTACGAGATTCTTTTGGTATTGTATCCGTTCAATTGCCAGGAGATGTAAAGGATATAGCAGAATATTTTAAAAAGTATACTACTGATGATTTCCAGCTACTTCTAGATTATGGTATACAACAGGAACAATCTATTACGGTAAATTCTATTGATAACCATAGGGTTAGAAAGTTAAGTAATACTAAACGTAGTAAAGTGAAAGCCTATTTGAGTACTAAGTTTAATTTTCGATTGAATGTAGTTACTCAAGAGCGTGAAATAAGTACTAAGCGTAATCCTGATTTATGGGAAAAAGTTAATGTAAATGAACTAAGAGATAATTTAGATAGACATGGTTTTGAGTGTAATTTGGAATTAGTTAATTGTATATTAAAATCGTTTTTTGTAGAACGTTTTAATCCTATAGAATCTTATTTTTTAGCCTTTGAAGGAAATGAATTTGATGATAGTAAGGATTATATTCGTCAACTGGCCAATTATGTTCATTTAAAAGATCCTACGCCTTCTAATACTAGATGTTGGTAA
- a CDS encoding toprim domain-containing protein, with protein MSFKYFEKHQVVSAYHISGRVKVYIPEIPSSFSSDPYFKGQKKSFSYKNQNKDDVFGLVQLPEGNLDYVLFTAGEKDCMSAYAHGFSNVISLQSEHQMPSDDLLRILRSKASVLLCCYDNDEAVKNASKKLRDSFGIVSVQLPGDVKDIAEYFKKYTTDDFQLLLDYGIQQEQSITVNSIDNHRVRKLSNTKRSKVKAYLSTKFNFRLNVVTQEREISTKRNPDLWEKVNVNELRDNLDRHGFECNLELVNCILKSFFVERFNPIESYFLAFEGNEFDDSKDYIRQLANYVHLKDPTPSNTRCW; from the coding sequence TTGTCTTTTAAATATTTTGAAAAGCATCAAGTTGTATCTGCCTACCATATATCTGGTAGGGTTAAAGTCTATATTCCAGAAATACCATCTTCTTTTTCTAGTGATCCTTATTTTAAAGGTCAGAAAAAATCATTTTCATATAAAAATCAAAATAAAGATGATGTTTTTGGGTTGGTTCAATTACCTGAAGGAAACTTAGATTATGTATTGTTTACGGCAGGTGAAAAAGATTGCATGAGTGCTTATGCACATGGGTTTAGCAATGTTATTTCTTTACAGTCGGAGCACCAGATGCCTAGTGATGATCTGTTGAGGATTTTACGTAGTAAGGCTTCCGTACTATTATGTTGTTATGATAATGATGAGGCAGTAAAGAATGCTTCTAAGAAGTTACGAGATTCTTTTGGTATTGTATCCGTTCAATTGCCAGGAGATGTAAAGGATATAGCAGAATATTTTAAAAAGTATACTACTGATGATTTCCAGCTACTTCTAGATTATGGTATACAACAGGAACAATCTATTACGGTAAATTCTATTGATAACCATAGGGTTAGAAAGTTAAGTAATACTAAACGTAGTAAAGTGAAAGCCTATTTGAGTACTAAGTTTAATTTTCGATTGAATGTAGTTACTCAAGAGCGTGAAATAAGTACTAAGCGTAATCCTGATTTATGGGAAAAAGTTAATGTAAATGAACTAAGAGATAATTTAGATAGACATGGTTTTGAGTGTAATTTGGAATTAGTTAATTGTATATTAAAATCGTTTTTTGTAGAACGTTTTAATCCTATAGAATCTTATTTTTTAGCCTTTGAAGGAAATGAATTTGATGATAGTAAGGATTATATTCGTCAACTGGCCAATTATGTTCATTTAAAAGATCCTACGCCTTCTAATACTAGATGTTGGTAA
- the murC gene encoding UDP-N-acetylmuramate--L-alanine ligase: MLPFNDYTFIYFIGIGGIGMSALARLLAKQGYQVFGYDQCPSPIVLQLRKEGIEVHCEDTPTSIPEVICRHPGQTLVIYTPAIPTDSPLLTYFKKAGYNIQSRAVVLGLISRQFTTIAVAGTHGKTTTSAMIAHILYQSNLPMIAFVGGIMRLYDTNLLSNCSLDRVKLMVAEADEFNRSFLHLQPTFSMVTAADPDHPETYTTSALMAAGFIAFIQRNPQHLLIQHRAAAQLAVRKHYPTPFLTYGLDQGDIVARNIAIAPHQSSFDYVGTDATIANLVLPIAGPYNIENGLAAITISLMLGITASQIRTAMASFPGIKRRFSFVCNRPEYLLIDDYAHHPVEISALLHSVKKLYPSSTITAIFQPHLFSRTQAFYKPFATSLSLADQVFILPIYPAREAPIPGVTAQLIFDQLSCTRKALVTMDHLPTALAACATIKGHQVILTIGAGDIGAAVPVVADALQQIFIMV; this comes from the coding sequence ATGTTACCGTTTAACGATTACACTTTTATATATTTTATAGGTATTGGCGGCATTGGCATGAGCGCCCTGGCACGCTTGCTGGCTAAGCAAGGGTACCAAGTTTTTGGGTATGATCAGTGCCCATCTCCTATAGTGTTACAGCTTAGAAAAGAAGGTATAGAGGTCCATTGTGAGGATACGCCTACTTCGATCCCTGAAGTTATTTGCCGCCATCCTGGCCAGACCCTAGTCATTTATACACCCGCCATTCCCACTGACAGCCCTCTTTTAACCTACTTTAAAAAGGCTGGTTACAATATCCAATCACGTGCAGTAGTGCTGGGACTTATTTCTAGGCAGTTTACCACCATAGCAGTGGCCGGCACACATGGCAAAACCACTACTTCAGCTATGATTGCCCATATACTCTATCAAAGCAACCTGCCAATGATTGCTTTTGTGGGCGGTATCATGCGTCTATATGATACCAATTTGTTATCTAATTGTTCATTAGATCGAGTAAAACTAATGGTAGCAGAAGCCGATGAGTTTAATAGGTCTTTCCTCCATCTTCAACCCACCTTTAGCATGGTAACTGCTGCAGATCCAGATCATCCAGAAACCTATACAACATCAGCCCTGATGGCAGCTGGTTTTATAGCATTTATCCAACGGAATCCACAACACTTACTGATACAACATAGGGCTGCAGCGCAATTAGCAGTGCGTAAACATTATCCTACACCCTTTCTGACCTATGGATTGGATCAAGGCGATATTGTTGCGCGTAATATAGCTATTGCACCCCATCAAAGCAGTTTTGACTATGTGGGCACCGATGCAACCATTGCGAATCTAGTTTTACCTATAGCTGGGCCCTATAATATTGAAAATGGCTTAGCAGCCATTACAATCTCTTTGATGCTTGGCATAACAGCCAGCCAAATACGTACTGCTATGGCCAGTTTTCCCGGTATAAAAAGACGTTTTTCCTTCGTTTGCAACCGTCCAGAATATCTACTGATAGATGACTATGCCCACCATCCTGTAGAGATTAGCGCTTTGCTACATTCGGTTAAAAAGCTCTATCCTAGCAGTACGATAACCGCTATTTTTCAACCCCATCTTTTTTCACGTACCCAGGCTTTTTATAAACCATTTGCTACCAGTCTAAGTCTAGCAGATCAGGTTTTTATATTGCCCATCTATCCAGCCAGAGAAGCCCCCATTCCAGGTGTTACCGCGCAACTTATTTTTGATCAACTAAGCTGTACAAGAAAAGCCTTAGTAACGATGGATCATTTGCCCACAGCACTGGCTGCTTGTGCTACCATAAAAGGACATCAGGTTATCCTTACCATTGGAGCAGGAGATATAGGAGCGGCCGTTCCAGTGGTAGCTGATGCCTTACAACAGATTTTTATAATGGTTTGA
- a CDS encoding virulence-associated E family protein, which translates to MLVIHLKKWMIRAIRTVFEPEGINKHALILCSPKENIGKSYFCEFLCPPSLIRYYNSNPVISNEKDAKKSLIRNFIINLDELHQLRSNAHVIKTWLSQRYVNVRLPYQEDEITASRIASFLGSTNDVEFLRSDLGHSRGLLGYGKLLYVKAVFVFFYVSRS; encoded by the coding sequence ATGTTGGTAATACATCTTAAGAAGTGGATGATTAGGGCTATTCGTACTGTTTTTGAACCAGAAGGGATAAATAAACATGCTTTAATTTTGTGCTCTCCTAAAGAAAATATAGGTAAGAGTTATTTTTGTGAATTTTTATGCCCTCCCTCTCTTATAAGGTACTACAATAGCAATCCAGTTATTAGTAATGAGAAGGATGCAAAAAAGTCATTGATCAGGAACTTCATAATAAATTTAGATGAATTGCATCAGCTTCGTTCTAATGCACATGTAATCAAGACGTGGTTGTCCCAGCGTTATGTTAATGTCCGTTTACCTTATCAAGAAGATGAAATAACAGCCTCTCGTATAGCTTCTTTTTTAGGTAGTACTAATGATGTTGAATTTTTACGATCAGATTTAGGTCATAGTAGGGGTCTCCTTGGATATGGGAAATTATTGTACGTTAAGGCTGTTTTTGTATTTTTCTATGTTAGCCGGTCGTAG